The following are from one region of the Girardinichthys multiradiatus isolate DD_20200921_A chromosome 9, DD_fGirMul_XY1, whole genome shotgun sequence genome:
- the LOC124873232 gene encoding protein crumbs homolog 3-like, which yields MAGPGCRLLRLACVTLALTANCAAVTAAAQRVTAVTATTATDTERAPHSSRVAAVLAPCMVALAIVVMLGLALAAAKLRERRQTEGGFSPRQLEAPGGRNPPAELGNISISTLAARVESLV from the exons ATGGCAGGTCCTGGCTGCAGGCTGCTCCGGCTCGCTTGTGTCACACTTGCTCTGACAGCCAACTGTGCTGCAGTGACAG CAGCCGCTCAGAGAGTCACAGCTGTTACAGCAACTACAGCCACTGAT ACGGAACGTGCTCCACACAGCTCGCGGGTGGCTGCCGTGCTGGCACCATGTATGGTCGCCTTGGCGATAGTGGTGATGCTGGGGTTGGCGCTTGCTGCAGCCAAACTGCGTGAGAGGCGGCAGACGGAGGGAGGTTTCAGCCCGCGGCAGCTCGAGGCTCCTGGTGGTCGCAACCCACCTGCTGAGCTGGGAAACATATCCATCAGCACGCTGGCAGCACGCGTGGAGAGCCTGGTGTAG